The following proteins are encoded in a genomic region of Musa acuminata AAA Group cultivar baxijiao chromosome BXJ2-11, Cavendish_Baxijiao_AAA, whole genome shotgun sequence:
- the LOC135627701 gene encoding pentatricopeptide repeat-containing protein At5g08305-like, with protein MFPPPPLSPPPRRRTHHLILLFTSLIDRCGCMRELKQIHAQFTTSGLSNDDFLLSKLLLFSAVSDAGDVDYSYRLFQTLPRPSAFSYNALIRGFSKSKSPSRSLSLYVRMLRADVPPDHLTFPFLAKSCARLSSITLAASVHCHAAKHGLESDRFVSNSMIHMYASCGDVASACRVFDGMSHPNVVSWNSLVDGYAKCGDLAAAREAFDRMPERDVVSWSAMIDGYVKGGEYREALMLFDMMRAHPARPRANEVTMVSVLGACAHLGALDRGRVMHAYLKEKGLRLSLALATSLVDMYAKCGSIHEALGVFRDVPVEQTDVLIWNATIGGLAMHGLGKESVQMFEEMRSAGVAPDEITYLALLSACAHGGLVEDARGFFRSLEEPGVTPHIEHYACMVDVLCRAGEVREAYEFVRTMPVEPSASVLGALLSGCRTHGWVELGEAVGKRLIEMEPDHDGRYIGLSNVYAVARRWDEAKLMREAMERRGVRKAPGCSEIEVDGNVHRFVVHDKTHPLSTEIYSTLNLVAVQTKMEYGSNVPGLVI; from the coding sequence ATGTTCCCGCCGCCGCCGCTCTCGCCACCACCGAGAAGAAGAACTCATCATCTCATCCTCCTCTTCACCTCTCTCATCGATCGCTGCGGATGCATGCGAGAGCTGAAGCAGATCCACGCCCAGTTCACCACCTCCGGCCTCTCCAACGACGACTTCCTCCTTTCCAAGCTCCTCCTCTTCTCCGCCGTCTCCGACGCCGGCGACGTCGACTACTCCTACCGGCTCTTCCAAACGCTCCCCAGGCCCTCCGCCTTCTCCTACAACGCCCTCATCCGCGGCTTCTCCAAGTCCAAGAGCCCCAGCCGCTCCCTCTCCCTCTACGTCCGCATGCTGCGCGCCGACGTCCCGCCCGACCACCTCACCTTCCCTTTCCTCGCCAAGTCCTGCGCCCGTCTCTCATCAATCACCCTCGCGGCCTCCGTCCACTGCCATGCCGCGAAGCACGGGCTGGAATCGGACCGCTTCGTGTCGAACTCGATGATACACATGTACGCGTCCTGCGGCGACGTGGCGTCGGCGTGCAGGGTGTTCGACGGAATGTCCCACCCGAATGTCGTGTCCTGGAACTCGCTGGTCGACGGGTACGCCAAGTGCGGAGACCTGGCGGCCGCGCGGGAAGCGTTCGACCGTATGCCGGAGCGGGACGTGGTGTCCTGGAGCGCAATGATCGATGGCTACGTGAAGGGCGGGGAGTACCGAGAGGCGCTGATGCTGTTCGACATGATGCGGGCTCACCCCGCCAGGCCGAGAGCCAATGAGGTCACCATGGTCAGCGTGCTGGGCGCGTGCGCCCACCTGGGGGCGCTCGACAGGGGCCGGGTGATGCATGCGTACCTGAAGGAGAAGGGACTGCGCTTGAGCCTAGCGCTGGCCACTTCCTTGGTGGACATGTACGCCAAGTGCGGATCCATCCACGAAGCTCTCGGGGTGTTTCGAGATGTTCCAGTTGAGCAGACTGATGTTTTGATTTGGAACGCCACGATCGGCGGGCTCGCCATGCACGGGTTGGGCAAGGAGTCGGTGCAGATGTTCGAGGAGATGCGGAGCGCGGGTGTGGCGCCGGACGAGATCACGTACTTGGCGTTGCTGAGCGCGTGCGCTCACGGAGGCTTGGTGGAGGACGCTCGGGGCTTCTTTCGATCTCTGGAGGAACCGGGCGTGACACCGCACATCGAGCACTACGCTTGCATGGTGGACGTCCTCTGTCGAGCCGGGGAGGTGCGGGAGGCCTACGAGTTCGTGAGGACGATGCCCGTGGAGCCGAGCGCGTCCGTCTTGGGAGCTCTGCTCAGCGGCTGTCGAACCCACGGCTGGGTCGAGCTGGGGGAGGCGGTGGGGAAGAGGCTGATCGAGATGGAGCCTGATCATGATGGGAGGTACATCGGCCTGTCAAACGTGTACGCGGTGGCCAGGCGGTGGGACGAGGCTAAGCTGATGAGGGAGGCCATGGAGAGGAGAGGGGTGAGGAAGGCACCAGGTTGCAGTGAGATTGAGGTGGACGGTAACGTGCACCGGTTCGTCGTCCACGATAAAACTCATCCGCTGTCGACCGAGATCTACTCCACCTTGAATCTTGTGGCGGTGCAGACGAAGATGGAATACGGCAGCAACGTTCCCGGACTCGTGATCTGA